The genomic DNA CCTTCACGGCGGTCAACACGATCTCACGGCGTTTCAATATTGCAACCCCTACCAGGGCGCCACGGCCGTCTTCGACACTCAGCGTCAGTGGGCTGGTGACTCCCAGATACCTGAAGAGAGCAGAGCGAAGCCAGGACTTGCAATTCTGGCCCAATCGGTTCTGGGTCGAGTCGTTCAGGCAAACGGTGCTCACAGCCCGGTAGAAGATGCCCACGCCACCATGGTCCTTCACCTCATGAAGGGCCCTTACGATcgcgaggcggaggcgaagaagtggaagggTGTCTGGGAGACTCAGCAGACGCAGCAGGTGCCATACCCCTTGCCTACCATCAACCAGAACTTCAACCAACACTCGACGCGCGGAAACCACACTGTGAGCGGCTCTCGCGGCGGTCACCAGGTCATCAATACCAGCAGCGGCCAGAACGGCCAGATCGTCAGCTTCAATGGCAACATCACTCACAACCACGTCGAAGTGAAGAACTTCTATTCCACAGTCGCTGCTCGTGGTCATCAGGCTGCCACCCGTGCGCGCGCTGGACGTGGTGCGAGTCGTGGAGTTTCTCAGGGTCGCGGAGCTTTCCAAGGCGCTGTTCGTGGTGGTGGGCTTCAAGGTGGTGCTAGCGACAAGCTGAACCAGTGGTAGATGCATTCGGGATGATGAGTTTCACACAAAGCGTGACATGATGGTGATGAAGATTTGCAGGCATTGAAATGCGGGTTGGTCCACCAAAGTCGATCAACAAATTGAGGCATCACGAAACAGTAAAGGCTGCGGCATAGATGGCAAGAGGTCTCGCAGCGCGACGCGCGGCTCTTGCACTAGAAGTCATTCAACGCTTCTGGACATCAAAAAATGAAATAATGCAACGAAATTGTTTTCCATTCCCCTCGTGAACACCGTTGAACTTTATGGATGGATCCTTCAACCCTGTATCTCCTCGTCTGGGTTGTACGGGCGCCACTGCCACGTCGTGATGCTGTTGCCCGTATTGTATGATCCAATGAAGGAATCAGCAACCGCTCTAAGAAAGATTAATTATTTGTTTCGATAAGCAACTCTGTTTCTCGCAGGTGCAAGGAAGATAAGTCTATGAGCAAATAAAATCTCGAGAGTTGGCGCTTCGCCACGCGCAGCAAACTCGCAATAGGAGAATTATTGGACAGTCTATGTACTCATAGATGAAACCTGCTCCAAGAGGTGACAGTGTTTGCAAGCCTTCGCGCTTGAAAGCCTTGAACCTGTTCCACACTTCACAGAAAGAATCTGCCACAGGCCACAGAGTCTCATGTTCATTCCTTGCTCCCAGAGCGCAAAAAGAAGAGAGGCAAGCATTATGAGCTCCGACGCTTGTCATCAGTGACCCTATTCTGTTCCGCCCAGGCAAACACTGCATCGAAGTCTCTGCATTGGTGCTGGTACCCATAACCCGAAACTCCCTTGTCAAGAGGTGGTGCTGCCATCCATCCAAGGGTCGTGTCGCGACATAAGAGCTTGACGCAGATAGTCCCAGCAGTGTTCCACATGCATCGGCTGAATATCGTCAGGTAGTCCCCGTTGCAGGTTGAAATATGATTTCTGGACGTTATACTACACGCCCTGGTGTAAGCCAATGATTGCGTAAGAATAAGGACCACGGAAGCAGTACTTACAAGACAGTGCAACTGATGGAAGACGGAGACCATGCCTTTCTGATGCTTGACTGACAAGTCGAGCCCCGGCATGGGCTGCAGTTGGGTTTCGTTGTTGATATACACAAAACCTTTGCCTCCTGATACGCACACAGGATCGAGGTCAGTAGTTGCGAGAAAAGGGTGCTTTGTGACCGGTACGCACTTGGGATCAACTTCATCCATGCTTCTGTGCCCTCAGCACTGGGCGAGGAGAATATGCGCTCAAACGTGGCGCGCAGTGGATACTTCTGGAGGAAGCCATGATACAGGCGCAGAGCGCTCATGGTGGTCCAACTTCCAGGCTAGCATGATCCCGGCAACGGCAAAAAGCAACGTGCTGGTGGCGAGAAGCGCCATAATCAAGGTACAGATGCGATCATTTCGGCTCGTCCCTGATGATGTTGACCGAGTCGTGCTATGGGCATCGAGCAAGCGGTCCTGCTCCCAGTCTTCAACACTGGGCTTGTCAGTATCGTCCATGGGAATGCGTATGCGCCTGCGCTCTTGCCACCGGCTCCTGCTTTTATAAAACCAGTATTAGGGACCAGTGGATATACCTAGCTTTTGAGAAACGTCTTTGAAGCTCGCTGCCACTTGCGTTCCACTTGCGCTATGCCAGCCGTCCGATTCCCGAACTCATGGATGAGATATTGTGTTATCGAGGTGTCAATAGTCGAAACAAACGCCGGGCAGCGAATGCTCTGCATTGGGAAGTTCGCCGGTCGTCCAAAGGGCAGTCCAGTCGGTAATTTTCCCCTTCTAGTAGCATCGGCATATCAATTTTTTTGTTCGGCCCATGGGTACTTGAGTACGAGACTTCATGGAACATTTCTCAGTTACGATGACGCGGCAAGTGCTACGCACCACCTGAACATGAGCCCGAGTAAACAGCTGAATGACCGGATGGTGCAGAAGTCGTGCTTCCACAGCGAATATCGTTGGCACCATTGCCAGCGGTATTCGATACCCAACAAGCATTGCTACGTCACGACAGTGCGTCTGTTTCAATTTTGTTACAAGGCTGAGCCTGTCACTCCATCCCTGTCCTGGCACCGGTACCAACTCCGAATCTTCGTTGTGTCCATTCTCTGCTCATAATTCCGCCAGCGTCACGAGTAACCTCTTTTTCCACAACCAATCCTAATTTGCAAGTTCCTGGACTTGCTGCTTGTGCCATGCGTCAGTTCTTGATCCAGACGTGGACGCGCGCTTCATGACGAAGTCGCCTGCAGGCATCTCGCAACAAGAGCGGGCTGTTTCGGACTGCTGAGCTGCCTCAGCCTGTCTGGTGCTGGAGCAGCCTCAACAAGTCGCTGATTTTGTGGTCCGGCCAGCGCTTATACGCTTCATTACACCGGCCAGTCATTGATTGTCTTTTGACGATATGCAGCCGTGGCAGGCTGAGAATGCAAAGCATCAGCATGAGTCTGTTATCTTGAACACTTCTGAAGGGCATTTTTACAACGTGGATAACCGTGCTTCGGTATGTTCTAGGACCTACTAGTAGCAATTGGAGTACCAGAATCTGGGGTAGTTCTAGTGCCGAATCCTAGGATGTCTACTATGCACGCCGAGCGTCTGCCGCGAAACCGGCAGGATGCAGCGATTTCGAACGCAAGACTTTCTTGATATAACATCGGGTCTACACACTTGTACGGTTAGTGCGCTCGGGTATTGACAGGCCATGACGGCCACAACACCTCGCCGAAGGAAAGCATAGCTCAATAGAGGCGATTCGCAGAGAGACTCTTAATGGACGCCATTGCTTTCATCGCAGCAGCTAAAGGCCCGGCGGCTCTACTCCTTCCAGCCATGCGTGACATTGTTCCGATACTACAGCGATAATTGACTGGGAAATTTGGATTCGAAAAGCCCCGTAGGCATACCGGCCTGTGATCAGTAGGGATCGAATCGGGGCAAGGGAAATGCGAGAAATCAATCTGACCAAGCGATTGGACCTCACCCTCCGAAGTCATGCTAGCCTCCATGTCTATGGTTGTATTCCTTAGCAGAACGTCCCTCCTGTGCAGCGTATTTGTACACAGATTCCCAATCTTTGCAAATATGAGTAGTAGCCCACCCTTCCGTGCCTGTGCGGTTCGGATCTAGGTGACCTTCGAGAGCAGTGTCACCATGGCACATCACCACTTGGCGTAGATATTCCACGCAGTGGAATACATGTTTGCGCTGCTGGATCAATGGCTCTTCGAAGAATAGACTCAATAATGCGGAACGTATTGCATTCTGCACCATGGCGGACGGAATGATCATGTTAGTGCTGCCAAGTAAGTCTTTGAGCTTGGTGATCCTACTTACGAGGCAGTGAACCTGGTGGAAGACCGAGATGACGTGGAAAGGCGGGTGAGATTTGCTTAGCACCAGACCTGGTGGCAGTATGCGGTCTCCATTATCATCTACGTGGATGAACCCTCCTCCCGCTAATCACGTCTATTAGTAACGCTCTACTTGCCTGCTTTGTTGAGTTTTGGTTACCAGGAATAAGATGCTCCCAGTTCGTGTCCACATCTGCCCGTAGCGATGCGGATGGCTCTTCTGTGCTATCAAGAGCCAGACTTGCGTTGCTCTGAAACTTCACCGCCAAAATCGCGAGGTACGAGCTGCCAGATCATAACGAACAACATCACGGATCGGTCACTGGAGAATGCAAACCTCTCATCTTCTATCTTTTGGGATGTATGCTGCTCAACACTGACAAAGCATAGCGCATCCCAACCTCGCCATGTCCCGCTCGTGTAGAGAGTATGGTGCACTTTCGCAGACAGACGACTCTGGCATCGTGGACATGAAAGCATTTCAAGACGAGGACAGTGAGCCTACTTACATTTGTTCGGGCTGCCAACAACAAGCATGTCAAAGCAGGAGTGGCAGGCGAACAACGGCAAAAATTCTCGGAggagcgctgctgctggcgtcaGTATTTCTCCTTGGCTGTGCAACGACGATCGCCATGTACGTAAGGCGTGGACTCGGCGCAGACGTGTACGATACCGACTTTGCGCCAGCGAGACAGGCGATTGAAATGGAGCAACGGCATTTCACAGGAGCACCATTGTGGGACGATGAAGGGTTGCCGTACTTCTCAGAAGAAGATAAGAAGATTCCGTACTTGGGGACGTCTCCAGTTGCTATTCCGGCTTGGGAAGAGCTGATTAAAGGTGGGTGTATCCTGCAAAGAGTTTCATTTGAGCGGTGTTCTGATTTTGCCACCAAAGACAGGTACTTTCTAgtcacagaagaagaagctcgacaGGCGTGGGGAAAGGACTACAagaaatactataggtatccAGACATTCCTGGGCATCCTGGAGGATATGTTGGAGGTCTGGATGTCCTTCATTCCCTACACTGCGTGAATGAGCTGCGCAAGCACCTGTTTGACAAAAACCGCTGCGATCAGAACCAGACTGAGCATCAAGAGGCGGTGGATGAATATCACATTGGTATGTGCAAATCAGGAGTGCATGTAACCTATGATCAGGCTGACAATCGTCAATCAGTTCATTGTCTGGAGATGATGCGCCAGAATATTGAATGCAAATCAGACCTTTCACTGGTACCAGCAATGTGGTGGCCCAGCCTCAAGAATGGCACTGGTTCGTCTTTCATCTTCTCGGAGCAAACGCACACATGCCGCAACTTCGAGAAGGTCCGTCAATGGGCATCTGGAAGATATGCTCGTACGAAGAGGATGGGGAAGAGCAAACATCTGCCACCTGAAAATGTGTGAGCGGTCGTGTACGCTGGGGACACATGTACTGTACTATACACGTCTTTTACTCTGACCTGCCAATGTCCTCTGCTCGCTGAAAATAGATCCTCCAACGCCTTGCGCAGCTTCCGCTAGTCTGTTGCATTCTTCCTGCACGGATCTATGTTGACATTTGAGCGTCATCAGACGGGGGTCCATCCAAGATGGCCCGCAACCAGTCGAAGAGCCTGACGACCTCTCGGAAAGAGAGTCGAGCTTTCGCTCTAAGCGTTCAAGGagtggctgcagcagaccATTCGTGTCCATTAGTACCAAGTATGCGCTGAGTAAACGTTGTGCCTTTGGGTCAAAATAACGGCCACCTGAGTATGACCACG from Cercospora beticola chromosome 3, complete sequence includes the following:
- a CDS encoding uncharacterized protein (antiSMASH:Cluster_2), with amino-acid sequence MPTRIFKNWVAVSENDSNPAESNPPQLRLPNAPAFGKSVATQVNPRFELLLPGEPIAIDIEFQDFKNKDTGFRWRHRLAWFAALNTRGETVLDVFVQYPPDEDTEFQLPRAKGKTFGVTRQLLTLKNGAVKAAVVEPMCEALFRGRPVVLHGGQHDLTAFQYCNPYQGATAVFDTQRQWAGDSQIPEESRAKPGLAILAQSVLGRVVQANGAHSPVEDAHATMVLHLMKGPYDREAEAKKWKGVWETQQTQQVPYPLPTINQNFNQHSTRGNHTVSGSRGGHQVINTSSGQNGQIVSFNGNITHNHVEVKNFYSTVAARGHQAATRARAGRGASRGVSQGRGAFQGAVRGGGLQGGASDKLNQW
- a CDS encoding uncharacterized protein (antiSMASH:Cluster_2), coding for MYVRRGLGADVYDTDFAPARQAIEMEQRHFTGAPLWDDEGLPYFSEEDKKIPYLGTSPVAIPAWEELIKDRYFLVTEEEARQAWGKDYKKYYRYPDIPGHPGGYVGGLDVLHSLHCVNELRKHLFDKNRCDQNQTEHQEAVDEYHIVHCLEMMRQNIECKSDLSLVPAMWWPSLKNGTGSSFIFSEQTHTCRNFEKVRQWASGRYARTKRMGKSKHLPPENV